A single genomic interval of Coregonus clupeaformis isolate EN_2021a chromosome 36, ASM2061545v1, whole genome shotgun sequence harbors:
- the LOC121552819 gene encoding cellular communication network factor 6-like, with product MLSLLCSSLLVILAQQSLCRAQNHGGQLSAPRGSKAVLERKQFCHWPCKCRAKPQCAPGVSSVLDDCGCCKSCARQIREACNERDICDPHKGMYCDFSKDQLRYEVGVCAYLMAVGCDLNWAHYENGEAFQPSPLYKCTCIAGAIGCTLAFIRKPAGLLGPAPLRSNTPLPAGHQSAPGASRKHQQDTTYMATMPAYRDPPLVWKKNCLIQTTPWSPCSKTCGLGISVWVNNDNGKCEMRKDRRLCLLRPCEKSIMKNVKMLRGKMCKPKFQAKKAEKLTLSGCTSTKSFKPTYCGICTDKRCCVPNKSKMVAVNFKCKGGSSVRWKMQWIMSCVCQRKCDDPEDMFAELRFL from the exons ATGctatctctgctctgctcttcgcTCCTGGTCATTCTAGCTCAACAG tcTCTATGCAGGGCTCAGAACCATGGTGGGCAGCTGTCTGCTCCGCGAGGCAGCAAGGCCGTGTTGGAGAGGAAACAGTTCTGCCACTGGCCCTGTAAGTGCCGGGCTAAGCCCCAGTGTGCCCCAGGGGTCAGCTCTGTGCTGGATGACTGCGGCTGCTGTAAGAGCTGTGCCCGGCAAATCAGAGAGGCCTGCAATGAGAGGGACATCTGCGACCCCCACAAGGGCATGTACTGCGATTTCTCTAAAGACCAGCTGCGATATGAGGTCGGAGTCTGCGCTT ACTTGATGGCAGTGGGCTGTGACTTGAACTGGGCCCACTATGAGAACGGCGAGGCCTTTCAGCCCAGCCCACTGTATAAGTGCACGTGCATCGCGGGAGCCATCGGCTGCACCCTGGCCTTCATAAGGAAGCCTGCTGGTCTCCTGGGTCCTGCCCCTCTGAGGAGCAACACACCCCTGCCAGCCGGCCACCAGAGCGCCCCCGGTGCTTCCAGGAAGCACCAGCAGGATACGACCTACATGGCCACCATGCCAG CTTACAGGGATCCTCCTTTAGTCTGGAAGAAGAACTGCCTGATCCAGACCACTCCGTGGAGTCCCTGCTCCAAGACCTGCGGCCTGGGTATCTCAGTCTGGGTCAACAACGACAACGGCAAGTGTGAGATGAGGAAGGACCGCCGCCTCTGCCTGCTGCGGCCGTGTGAGAAGAGCATCATGAAGAACGTCAAG ATGCTGAGAGGAAAGATGTGTAAGCCCAAGTTCCAGGCCAAGAAAGCGGAGAAGCTGACCCTGTCTGGGTGTACCAGCACCAAGAGTTTCAAACCCACTTACTGCGGCATCTGCACCGACAAGCGCTGCTGCGTCCCCAACAAATCCAAAATGGTGGCCGTCAACTTCAAGTGCAAGGGCGGCTCCAGCGTGCGCTGGAAGATGCAGTGGATAATGTCCTGCGTGTGCCAGAGGAAGTGCGATGACCCTGAGGACATGTTCGCAGAGCTACGCTTCCTCTAG